A section of the Aminiphilus circumscriptus DSM 16581 genome encodes:
- the nhaC gene encoding Na+/H+ antiporter NhaC, with amino-acid sequence MNTTDSRKTPSLGLSILVFVVIAACIGYGILGLGLDAHMPILVAALFAACVGFFFLRVPWTAIEEGMLTSITVALQATVILMIVGILIGTWILGGVVPGLISYGLAILNPSIFLVATLLICSIVSLATGSSWTTSGTVGIAMLGIANGLGIPAPLAAGVIISGAYFGDKMSPLSDTTNLAPAVAGSTLFDHIRAMCWTTGPSYLIVLAILAVIGTKYGSGTVDTSRVAAIQALLGGEFSISLLCLVPPILVIASAVLKVPAIPGLFVGVVAGCLMAAASGFGIADILGAAHYGYESTFAAEVAGAADEAAVMALLAEKGITIAPDLAKEVGEMISKLVNRGGMDSMMWSISLIFVALSLGGIMEACGFLEVIIGTVTKNIRKVGTLVAAVVASSVISNIFLGDQYLSLVIPGRMFKTTFEKTGLAPRMLSRTLEDAGTLTSALVPWNTCGAYQSSVLGVATLAYAPYAFLNYINPFVAILMSYLGIGIYWRNEKGEDVIARKADF; translated from the coding sequence GTGAATACCACGGATTCCCGCAAAACCCCGAGTCTCGGCCTTTCCATCCTTGTCTTCGTCGTCATCGCCGCCTGCATCGGCTACGGCATCTTGGGTCTTGGCCTGGACGCCCATATGCCCATTCTCGTGGCGGCCCTCTTCGCCGCCTGCGTCGGTTTCTTCTTCCTCCGCGTACCCTGGACCGCCATCGAGGAAGGCATGCTCACGAGCATCACCGTTGCCCTTCAGGCGACGGTGATCCTCATGATCGTGGGCATCCTCATCGGGACCTGGATTCTGGGAGGCGTCGTTCCGGGCCTGATCTCCTACGGCCTGGCGATCCTCAACCCCTCCATATTCCTTGTGGCGACGCTTCTCATCTGCTCCATCGTCTCTCTCGCGACGGGATCCTCCTGGACCACCTCCGGAACGGTGGGCATCGCCATGCTCGGCATCGCCAACGGCCTCGGCATTCCCGCTCCCCTTGCCGCGGGCGTCATCATCTCCGGTGCCTACTTCGGCGACAAGATGTCCCCGCTCTCCGACACGACGAACCTGGCACCCGCCGTGGCAGGATCGACCCTCTTCGACCACATCCGGGCCATGTGCTGGACCACCGGACCGTCCTACCTGATCGTCCTCGCCATCCTCGCCGTGATCGGAACGAAATACGGAAGCGGCACGGTGGACACGAGCCGCGTCGCCGCCATTCAGGCCCTGCTCGGAGGGGAGTTCTCCATCTCCCTGCTCTGCCTCGTTCCTCCCATCCTTGTCATCGCCTCGGCGGTCCTGAAGGTCCCCGCCATTCCCGGATTGTTCGTCGGTGTGGTCGCGGGATGTCTCATGGCCGCGGCAAGCGGTTTCGGCATCGCGGACATTCTGGGCGCGGCCCACTACGGCTACGAATCCACCTTCGCCGCCGAGGTGGCCGGCGCGGCGGACGAGGCGGCCGTGATGGCTCTCCTCGCGGAAAAGGGCATCACCATCGCTCCCGACCTAGCCAAGGAAGTGGGAGAGATGATCTCCAAGCTGGTCAACCGGGGCGGCATGGACTCCATGATGTGGTCCATCTCCCTCATCTTCGTGGCCCTCTCCCTGGGGGGCATCATGGAAGCCTGCGGCTTCCTGGAGGTCATCATCGGAACCGTCACGAAGAACATCCGAAAGGTGGGAACCCTCGTGGCGGCAGTCGTGGCCAGCTCGGTGATCTCCAACATCTTCCTCGGCGATCAGTACCTCTCCCTGGTCATTCCGGGACGCATGTTCAAGACCACCTTCGAGAAGACGGGGCTCGCACCGCGCATGCTCTCCCGGACTCTGGAGGACGCGGGAACCCTCACCTCCGCACTCGTCCCCTGGAATACCTGCGGCGCCTACCAGTCCTCCGTGCTCGGCGTCGCCACCCTCGCCTACGCACCCTATGCGTTCCTCAACTACATCAATCCCTTCGTGGCCATCCTGATGAGCTACCTTGGCATCGGCATTTACTGGCGCAACGAGAAGGGCGAGGACGTGATCGCACGAAAAGCGGACTTCTAA
- a CDS encoding hydantoinase/oxoprolinase family protein: MYRIGIDTGGTNTDIVLVDLDTGELYSTKTPTTTGALLDGIKKGIRKASDIAGIDSGEIGELVYGTTIVVNMIAQKESEATGLVTTKGFRDVLEIGRAFRDRNIYDFFLDKPEPLVPRDLRFEVTERIDFQGNVLTPLDPEEVRRVLHELVSRNVTSLGVCLLHAYANPVHEQIIGRIAQEEFPHLFVTLSSEINPQFREYERTSTTVINAYMMPNMVSHLMEFEKKTAVEKMTPRLFIMQGNAGVMTFQAAHKKPVHVANSGPIAGIIAANHLGKLTGLANLITLDMGGTSCDVSLIQDNTLKFAMNSDVEGYPISVPTVDLSYIGAGGGSLAWIDGGGALKVGPKSAGAYPGPVCYRRGGTLPTVTDANFITGRIRPEVFLEDLTEVHEETQQAIGRHIAGPLGMEIREAAEGILQVVNSNMIRAIKLVSVERGHDPRDFTLVAFGGAGGLHGGKLAEELEIPRVLVPYSPGTFSALGLTLADLKHDYVHTRLATEDMIDLESLTEIYRTLECEGMAELEREGIALEDRVLLRTCDIRYFGQAYELSISVPSGVLGRKEFGNVVEHFHALHERIYGHSMREDPLEFVNYRVSALGITRKPLLGEMRSWKTGVPSFAPFAAKAFFDGRERDVTVFNRNTLEPGTIVEGPAVIGEMGGTIVVYPNQKASVDRLRNVLIHTNC, translated from the coding sequence ATGTACCGCATCGGCATCGATACGGGAGGCACGAATACGGACATCGTTCTGGTCGATCTTGACACGGGGGAACTCTATTCCACCAAGACGCCCACGACGACAGGCGCACTTCTCGACGGTATCAAGAAGGGTATCCGGAAGGCATCGGACATAGCGGGCATCGACTCCGGAGAGATCGGGGAACTTGTTTATGGGACCACTATTGTGGTGAACATGATTGCCCAGAAGGAGTCGGAAGCGACCGGACTGGTGACAACCAAAGGGTTCCGGGATGTACTGGAGATAGGTCGGGCGTTCCGGGACAGGAACATCTACGATTTTTTCCTGGACAAGCCGGAACCGTTGGTTCCGAGGGATCTTCGCTTCGAGGTGACCGAACGTATCGATTTTCAGGGCAATGTCCTTACTCCCCTGGACCCGGAGGAGGTACGGCGGGTGTTGCACGAACTCGTGTCCCGGAACGTGACGTCCCTCGGGGTCTGCCTCCTGCACGCCTACGCGAACCCTGTCCACGAGCAGATCATCGGCAGAATAGCCCAGGAAGAATTTCCCCATCTCTTCGTGACGCTTTCCTCGGAGATCAATCCGCAATTCCGGGAGTACGAGAGGACGTCCACCACGGTCATCAATGCCTACATGATGCCCAATATGGTGTCGCATCTGATGGAGTTCGAGAAGAAGACCGCCGTGGAGAAAATGACTCCCCGGCTCTTCATCATGCAGGGAAACGCCGGCGTTATGACCTTTCAGGCCGCTCACAAGAAGCCGGTTCACGTGGCCAACTCGGGGCCCATCGCGGGCATCATTGCGGCGAACCATCTGGGGAAGCTCACGGGGCTGGCGAACCTCATCACCCTCGACATGGGCGGAACGAGCTGCGACGTGTCGCTCATCCAGGACAATACCCTGAAATTCGCCATGAACAGTGACGTGGAGGGCTATCCCATCAGCGTCCCCACCGTGGATCTGAGCTATATCGGTGCGGGAGGGGGGAGCCTCGCCTGGATCGACGGCGGAGGCGCCCTCAAGGTCGGGCCGAAGAGCGCCGGTGCCTATCCCGGCCCGGTCTGTTACCGTCGGGGCGGCACTCTTCCCACGGTGACGGACGCGAATTTCATCACCGGAAGAATCCGCCCCGAAGTGTTCCTGGAGGACCTGACGGAAGTGCACGAGGAAACACAACAGGCCATCGGACGGCACATTGCCGGTCCTCTCGGCATGGAGATTCGAGAGGCTGCCGAGGGCATCCTTCAGGTGGTGAACTCCAACATGATTCGGGCGATCAAGCTTGTCTCGGTGGAGCGGGGACATGATCCCAGGGATTTCACTCTTGTTGCCTTCGGAGGTGCGGGAGGGCTGCATGGGGGCAAGCTGGCGGAGGAGTTGGAGATTCCCCGGGTGCTCGTGCCCTATTCGCCCGGAACCTTTTCGGCCCTCGGTCTCACTTTGGCGGACCTGAAGCACGACTACGTCCACACCCGGTTGGCGACGGAGGACATGATCGACCTGGAGAGCCTCACGGAAATCTACCGTACCCTCGAGTGCGAGGGCATGGCGGAACTCGAACGGGAGGGCATCGCTTTGGAGGATCGGGTACTCCTCCGCACCTGCGACATCCGCTATTTTGGTCAGGCCTACGAATTGAGCATTTCCGTCCCCTCGGGGGTGCTCGGCCGGAAGGAATTCGGGAATGTGGTGGAGCACTTCCATGCCCTCCACGAGCGGATCTACGGTCACAGCATGAGGGAAGATCCGCTCGAGTTCGTGAATTATCGGGTGAGTGCTCTGGGGATCACTCGGAAGCCGCTGCTGGGAGAGATGCGTTCCTGGAAAACGGGAGTTCCTTCGTTCGCTCCTTTTGCCGCAAAGGCATTTTTCGACGGCAGGGAACGGGATGTGACCGTCTTCAACCGCAACACACTCGAGCCAGGCACGATTGTCGAGGGGCCCGCCGTGATCGGCGAAATGGGGGGGACCATCGTGGTCTATCCAAACCAGAAGGCCTCCGTGGACCGGCTGAGGAACGTCCTGATCCACACGAACTGCTGA
- a CDS encoding histidine kinase, with amino-acid sequence MTRSSETGNVSKEAVRNHGSIFSESGSRSVSETEGEDKRDPLFLLEELSHFGELLERFSRAGNIPLALCAPSGASVVKPVTLPPFCARVREISSGKLLCAENFARIGGELFASRRTRLSRCSCGLVLVGHPLFFQERPLGFLLSGHVLFRRYRRDELLGFCRRRWSFSETPEAFLEVFLKTPVVDERLIGGMRECLDLVGGQILDMAGQYSGPGISILGQARVTPAGGVAEELSREVRREIVSLRSAVINSQLNPHFLFNTLNTIYRFAQAEEARKTQELTLHLAEYLRYILRAQAREELVPLKLELACARRYLAIYATRFEEKISFRIALEPETEQILIPFMLVQPLVENAIRHGLEPSRNPGCISLRASLVAKCLLLVIEDDGVGCDLQEIQEGIGLTGVRARLRLHYGEKGLLEFLSAPGKGTKVSLHVPF; translated from the coding sequence ATGACGAGATCCTCGGAAACGGGGAACGTGTCCAAAGAGGCTGTCCGAAATCACGGCTCCATTTTTTCGGAAAGCGGATCGCGTTCCGTTTCCGAAACGGAGGGAGAGGATAAACGGGATCCGCTCTTTCTCCTCGAGGAGTTGTCGCATTTCGGGGAGCTGTTGGAACGATTCTCCAGAGCGGGAAACATTCCTCTCGCGTTGTGCGCGCCCTCGGGAGCTTCCGTGGTTAAACCCGTTACGCTTCCGCCTTTTTGCGCACGGGTTCGGGAAATTTCGTCGGGAAAGCTTCTCTGCGCGGAGAATTTCGCACGGATCGGCGGAGAGCTCTTCGCCTCCCGGAGAACCCGATTGAGCCGATGTTCCTGCGGCCTGGTTCTTGTGGGACACCCTCTCTTTTTTCAGGAGAGGCCCTTAGGTTTTCTCCTCTCCGGGCATGTCCTCTTTCGTCGTTACCGGAGGGACGAGCTGCTCGGGTTCTGCCGGCGGCGCTGGAGTTTTTCCGAGACGCCCGAGGCATTCCTCGAGGTGTTTCTGAAGACTCCTGTCGTGGACGAGCGACTCATCGGAGGGATGCGGGAATGCCTCGATTTGGTGGGGGGGCAGATTCTGGACATGGCCGGCCAGTACTCTGGACCCGGAATCTCCATACTCGGCCAGGCCAGGGTCACGCCTGCCGGAGGCGTCGCGGAAGAGCTTTCTCGTGAAGTGCGCCGGGAGATCGTCTCGCTTCGCTCTGCTGTAATTAACAGTCAACTGAATCCACATTTTCTCTTCAATACGCTAAACACCATTTATCGTTTTGCCCAGGCCGAGGAGGCCCGAAAGACCCAGGAACTGACACTGCATCTGGCGGAATACCTGCGTTACATTCTTCGTGCCCAGGCGCGGGAGGAGCTTGTTCCCCTCAAGCTGGAACTGGCTTGTGCCAGGCGCTATCTTGCGATTTACGCCACGCGCTTCGAGGAAAAAATTTCCTTTCGCATCGCGTTGGAGCCCGAGACGGAGCAGATTCTCATTCCCTTCATGCTTGTCCAGCCGTTGGTGGAAAACGCCATCCGGCACGGCCTGGAGCCCTCTCGGAATCCGGGATGTATCTCCCTCCGGGCGAGCCTCGTTGCAAAATGCTTGCTTCTCGTTATCGAGGATGATGGCGTGGGGTGCGATCTTCAGGAAATCCAGGAAGGGATCGGTTTGACGGGGGTACGTGCACGATTGAGACTTCATTACGGAGAAAAGGGACTCTTGGAATTTCTCAGCGCTCCCGGCAAGGGAACAAAAGTGTCCCTCCATGTCCCTTTCTGA
- a CDS encoding response regulator, whose product MSLSFKVLLVEDEVHERKALLRTLQKAFEDLKTAEAKDAVEFEEAVGSFQPDLVLLDIRMPGGDGLSSLEKLRKEGFDGEVVILTAFDIFDYARTAMQLGVTAFLVKPVTPQALTEAVVNALGHVKNRRNHERNVEIMRGMVRENRSAIAANLIHFLLSGEDTEGAMMTVAREIGLLRDDGGTVFGVLAFPNHSETPLWEQLLLWHGLEQSLGHETLVVQWKQHACFVFSGGMGAAEEREAMAGRIFGHLSEKEMQGNVVYGGTWGTLAELPDLLRAVDTGLDESVLEGFGKVLDRTRESPSEMAPFPGDELGIDEFRALVLESIRDGRSSLLEVVQGRLSESLNALVRSDVEILKVLFVGLLGGIAQVLLDLSCDLSEVRIWSRRELLSLFAANSVADLKNRLFFSVSGALELRSRLQTPGNLAIQGALAFIHSHFEDVTLEKAAAAVHVTPAHLSRLFQKALRKRFIDVVKEIRINRAAAYLEAGMSVRDAAIAVGMDNLSYFSTFFKQVMGVSPRDYKKRGEV is encoded by the coding sequence ATGTCCTTGTCTTTCAAGGTTTTGCTGGTCGAAGACGAAGTCCACGAGCGTAAAGCGCTGCTGCGGACTCTTCAGAAGGCCTTCGAAGATTTGAAGACGGCCGAGGCGAAGGACGCGGTGGAATTTGAGGAAGCAGTGGGATCCTTTCAGCCCGATCTTGTTCTCCTGGATATCCGGATGCCTGGAGGAGACGGCCTTTCCAGCCTTGAAAAACTGCGCAAGGAAGGGTTCGATGGGGAAGTGGTTATCCTCACCGCCTTCGACATCTTCGACTACGCACGGACGGCCATGCAGCTTGGTGTGACGGCCTTTCTGGTGAAGCCCGTGACGCCCCAGGCGTTGACGGAAGCCGTAGTAAATGCCCTCGGGCACGTGAAGAACCGGAGGAATCACGAGCGGAACGTGGAGATCATGAGGGGCATGGTCCGGGAGAACCGGAGCGCTATCGCCGCCAACCTGATCCATTTCCTTCTCAGCGGCGAGGACACAGAAGGCGCCATGATGACGGTTGCCAGGGAGATCGGGCTTCTCCGGGACGACGGAGGGACGGTCTTCGGGGTGCTCGCCTTTCCCAACCATTCCGAGACGCCGCTCTGGGAACAGTTGCTCCTGTGGCACGGGCTGGAGCAGTCCCTCGGTCACGAGACGTTGGTAGTGCAGTGGAAACAGCACGCCTGTTTCGTCTTCTCCGGAGGAATGGGTGCTGCGGAGGAAAGAGAGGCGATGGCGGGAAGAATTTTCGGCCATCTCTCAGAGAAGGAAATGCAGGGAAATGTCGTCTACGGAGGAACCTGGGGTACGCTGGCGGAATTGCCGGACCTGCTTCGGGCGGTGGACACCGGGCTGGACGAGAGCGTTCTTGAAGGTTTCGGAAAAGTACTTGACCGGACGAGGGAATCACCATCGGAGATGGCTCCGTTTCCCGGTGACGAACTGGGCATCGACGAATTTCGGGCGTTGGTGTTGGAAAGCATTCGAGACGGACGCTCTTCGCTTCTCGAGGTGGTTCAGGGGCGCCTCTCGGAATCATTGAACGCCCTGGTCCGATCGGATGTGGAAATTCTCAAGGTTCTCTTCGTAGGACTTCTGGGGGGCATTGCCCAAGTGCTTCTCGATCTGAGCTGCGATCTTTCGGAAGTGCGCATCTGGTCCAGGAGAGAGCTGCTCAGTCTCTTCGCCGCCAATTCCGTTGCCGACCTGAAGAACCGGCTCTTCTTCTCCGTCTCGGGGGCACTGGAATTGCGTTCTCGCCTCCAGACGCCGGGAAATCTGGCTATCCAGGGGGCTCTCGCTTTCATTCATTCTCATTTCGAGGACGTGACGCTCGAGAAAGCTGCCGCGGCGGTACACGTGACGCCGGCCCATCTGAGCAGGCTTTTCCAAAAGGCTCTGCGGAAGCGGTTCATCGACGTGGTGAAGGAAATCCGCATCAACCGTGCCGCAGCCTACCTTGAGGCGGGCATGAGCGTCCGGGACGCCGCCATTGCCGTGGGGATGGACAATCTCTCCTACTTCAGCACTTTCTTCAAGCAGGTCATGGGAGTCAGTCCCAGGGACTACAAAAAACGAGGTGAGGTCTGA
- a CDS encoding YfcC family protein translates to MTEEPRVPEQKPRRFKVPHTYVILFSVVILAVIGTYVLPAGVYDRVKDEKTGRTVVAPESYHHVEQTPVSLFKLFESVPKGMKQAAEIIFFIFICGGAFAIIQTTGAIDASISRAVLKLKGKEKLLIPVTMAIFSIGGFTYGMAEEVIVFIPIGVALARAVGYDDVVGVAMMSTGAAVGFSGGMLNPFTVGVAQGIAELPLFSGMALRWAGYVVLYIVACWWVMRYAARVKADPTQSLVYDFMKEDTKGHVIDENIQVTGTHKLVLLAVVLSFAYMIYGVIEEGFYIMELSAVFLAMGIVAGLMGKLSPSHIARSFVEGCQGIAFGALVVGIARAILVVMTDGQIVDTVINSLANWVAQLPGGFTAVGMFWVQSFINFFIPSGSGQAATTMPIMTPLADLVGVTRQTAVLAYQYGDGFSNQIIPTSAALMGVLGMAKLPYEKWFKFIWPLMVFWTLAGSVMVYIAAVTGYGPF, encoded by the coding sequence ATGACGGAAGAGCCCCGTGTTCCCGAACAGAAGCCCCGGCGTTTCAAGGTCCCCCATACCTACGTAATTCTCTTTTCCGTGGTGATTCTCGCGGTTATCGGAACCTATGTGCTTCCCGCAGGAGTCTACGACAGAGTGAAGGATGAAAAGACGGGACGGACCGTGGTCGCCCCCGAGTCGTATCACCACGTGGAGCAGACCCCCGTGTCTCTCTTCAAACTTTTTGAATCCGTGCCCAAGGGAATGAAACAGGCGGCGGAGATCATTTTCTTCATCTTCATCTGCGGCGGCGCCTTTGCCATCATCCAGACGACGGGAGCCATCGACGCGAGCATTTCCAGGGCCGTCCTAAAGCTCAAAGGCAAGGAGAAACTGCTCATCCCCGTGACGATGGCCATCTTCTCCATCGGGGGCTTCACCTACGGCATGGCCGAGGAGGTGATCGTCTTCATTCCCATCGGTGTTGCCCTTGCCAGAGCTGTGGGGTACGACGACGTGGTGGGCGTGGCCATGATGTCCACCGGGGCCGCCGTGGGGTTCAGCGGCGGTATGCTCAATCCCTTCACGGTCGGCGTGGCCCAGGGCATCGCCGAACTCCCGCTCTTTTCCGGAATGGCTCTGCGCTGGGCGGGATATGTAGTGCTCTACATCGTGGCCTGCTGGTGGGTCATGCGCTATGCGGCGCGCGTCAAGGCCGATCCCACCCAGAGTCTCGTCTACGACTTCATGAAGGAAGATACGAAGGGACATGTCATTGACGAGAACATCCAGGTCACGGGAACACACAAGTTGGTACTCCTCGCGGTGGTGCTGAGCTTCGCCTACATGATCTACGGTGTCATCGAGGAAGGCTTCTACATCATGGAACTCTCGGCGGTCTTCCTCGCCATGGGGATCGTGGCAGGACTCATGGGCAAACTCTCCCCGAGCCACATCGCCCGCTCCTTCGTGGAGGGATGCCAGGGTATCGCCTTCGGAGCCCTCGTGGTGGGCATCGCTCGGGCGATTCTCGTGGTCATGACGGACGGACAGATCGTGGACACGGTGATCAACTCCCTGGCGAACTGGGTTGCTCAGCTTCCCGGAGGCTTTACTGCCGTGGGCATGTTCTGGGTGCAGTCCTTCATCAACTTCTTCATTCCATCGGGCAGCGGACAGGCCGCGACGACCATGCCGATCATGACGCCCCTCGCGGATCTCGTGGGCGTCACGCGGCAGACGGCGGTTCTCGCCTATCAGTACGGAGATGGCTTTTCCAACCAGATCATTCCCACCTCCGCGGCACTCATGGGCGTGCTTGGCATGGCCAAGCTGCCCTACGAGAAGTGGTTCAAGTTCATCTGGCCCCTCATGGTCTTCTGGACACTGGCGGGCTCCGTGATGGTCTACATCGCCGCCGTGACCGGCTACGGTCCCTTCTAG
- a CDS encoding IclR family transcriptional regulator: MGNLSSPEKVLFLLKRLGEPPYEMGVTELAREMCAAKSGVHKLLALLVRESFLVQNGATRRYSLGPAVFRLGNVYSDMKGIGEVARGVMEAIAKITGTSVFVGIREGDEAYLAYKVDSPEGFIYQGQVGRRFPIHAGALGKLLTAYRDPEKVRVLLAGRTLERRAPRTITDPERMLEEYARIREQGYAVSDEENSPGAYGLAAPIRDRNGEVWACLCIAGPKRQFHEEKRSNWLRLVINGAEEISYRLGFRS, encoded by the coding sequence GTGGGGAACCTGTCCAGTCCGGAAAAAGTACTCTTTCTTTTGAAGCGTCTCGGTGAGCCGCCCTACGAGATGGGGGTGACGGAGCTCGCCCGGGAGATGTGCGCGGCCAAAAGCGGCGTGCACAAGCTTCTGGCGTTGCTTGTCCGGGAGAGTTTTCTCGTGCAGAACGGAGCGACGAGGCGCTATTCCCTTGGCCCCGCGGTCTTCCGTCTCGGAAATGTCTACAGCGACATGAAGGGCATCGGTGAAGTCGCCCGGGGGGTCATGGAGGCCATTGCCAAGATCACTGGCACCAGCGTCTTCGTCGGCATTCGGGAGGGAGACGAAGCGTATCTTGCCTACAAGGTGGATAGCCCCGAGGGCTTCATCTACCAGGGGCAGGTGGGGAGACGTTTCCCCATTCACGCCGGCGCATTGGGAAAACTCCTCACGGCCTACCGTGATCCCGAAAAGGTCCGCGTTCTTCTCGCGGGCCGAACGCTCGAGAGGCGTGCCCCCCGGACCATCACCGATCCGGAGCGCATGCTTGAGGAATACGCCCGGATTCGGGAACAGGGATATGCGGTGAGCGACGAGGAAAACAGCCCTGGAGCCTATGGTTTGGCCGCTCCCATCCGGGATCGCAACGGAGAAGTTTGGGCCTGTCTCTGCATCGCCGGCCCCAAACGGCAGTTTCACGAGGAGAAGCGTTCCAACTGGCTCCGTCTCGTCATAAACGGCGCGGAGGAGATTTCCTATCGATTGGGATTTCGCTCATGA
- a CDS encoding PhzF family phenazine biosynthesis protein encodes MPGTAGSDLALFQVDAFTATPFRGNPAAVCLSENPLPEATMKAIAAEMNLSETAFVSPVRSTPASGEDYHLRWFTPLVEVPLCGHATLATAKVLFEKGLASGEIVRFATRSGILSARREGTHIVLDFPQDPPVPADVPEEVTSALGLASPAEEILLGREVLMLLLRLRSPEEVKVLSPDFARLSKIRLPYGATGVIVTAPEKSGNSRSGQTSFDFVSRYFGPWEGIDEDPVTGSAHTVLGPYWAKRLGKRRLLAFQASQRGGELHLRLPGENAPEETESRMTISGEAVIVLSGTFHL; translated from the coding sequence ATGCCAGGCACAGCCGGATCTGATCTTGCGCTTTTTCAAGTGGACGCCTTCACGGCAACGCCTTTTCGAGGTAACCCAGCCGCCGTGTGCCTTTCCGAAAACCCGCTCCCCGAGGCGACGATGAAGGCCATTGCTGCGGAGATGAACCTCTCCGAGACAGCCTTCGTCTCTCCCGTCCGTTCCACCCCCGCCTCCGGAGAGGATTACCACCTCCGATGGTTCACCCCGCTTGTGGAAGTCCCTCTCTGCGGTCACGCCACACTTGCCACGGCAAAGGTCCTTTTCGAAAAGGGACTCGCTTCGGGAGAGATCGTCCGTTTCGCCACCAGGAGCGGTATTCTCTCCGCACGCAGAGAGGGCACACACATCGTTCTGGACTTCCCCCAGGACCCACCCGTTCCCGCGGACGTTCCGGAGGAGGTGACGAGCGCTCTGGGCCTCGCCTCGCCCGCGGAGGAGATCCTCCTCGGGCGAGAAGTGCTTATGCTCCTCCTCCGCCTCCGTTCCCCGGAGGAGGTCAAAGTGCTCTCTCCGGACTTCGCGCGTCTCTCGAAGATCCGCCTTCCCTACGGCGCCACGGGAGTGATCGTCACAGCTCCGGAGAAGAGCGGGAACAGCCGCTCGGGACAGACCTCCTTCGACTTCGTCTCCCGTTACTTCGGCCCTTGGGAGGGAATCGACGAGGATCCCGTAACGGGGTCCGCACACACCGTTCTCGGCCCCTACTGGGCAAAACGGCTCGGTAAGCGCCGCCTTCTCGCCTTTCAGGCGTCACAACGCGGGGGAGAGCTCCACCTGCGGCTCCCCGGAGAAAACGCACCGGAGGAAACGGAATCCCGCATGACCATCTCCGGCGAGGCGGTGATCGTGCTCTCCGGAACGTTCCACCTCTGA
- a CDS encoding YidE/YbjL duplication, giving the protein MTAWMQSLVANPVLVLGAAVMSGLLVGRIRFSGMTLGASGALFTGLLLGFAGCSVPETYFTWNLVLFVAAVGLLSAEDIVPVVRRYGFRFVGLGAIVPAVGALVTYILARLYSGSVPPHLLAGTYTGALTSSPGLGAALEATSGNPLVTVGYTVAYPFGVLAVVLFVQLAPRLFRMDLEKERAELASVLASFSTSADRISQEKSSVPFTTLSFMFCIVGGVLLGSVPLPLFGFGSVSLGSTGGVLLFALCCGALGRIGSLPMRMDTKSLVALRALSLACFLAAVGISAGPKVISAVLEHGVLLIAIGTFSAVIAELVGFFLGRYVWKLNWILLAGAICGAMTSTPGLGAAIEATEREECSAGYGAAYPMAIVGMVIFTKLLHHAFD; this is encoded by the coding sequence GTGACGGCATGGATGCAATCGCTTGTCGCCAATCCCGTTCTCGTTTTGGGTGCGGCGGTGATGTCGGGGCTTCTCGTGGGACGGATCCGTTTCTCCGGGATGACCCTCGGCGCGTCGGGAGCGCTCTTTACAGGACTACTCCTCGGTTTTGCGGGATGTTCCGTTCCGGAGACCTACTTCACCTGGAACCTGGTGCTCTTTGTCGCCGCGGTGGGACTCCTCTCCGCGGAGGACATCGTTCCGGTGGTGCGGCGCTACGGATTCCGTTTCGTCGGCCTCGGCGCGATTGTTCCCGCTGTGGGCGCGCTGGTCACCTACATCCTCGCCCGGCTTTACTCGGGGTCCGTGCCGCCTCATCTCCTCGCAGGAACCTACACGGGGGCACTCACCAGCTCCCCAGGGCTCGGAGCCGCCCTGGAAGCGACCTCCGGCAATCCCTTGGTCACCGTGGGGTATACCGTGGCCTATCCCTTCGGTGTCCTCGCGGTGGTGCTCTTCGTGCAGCTCGCCCCCAGGCTCTTCCGCATGGATCTGGAAAAGGAGCGGGCCGAACTTGCGTCAGTGCTCGCCTCGTTTTCCACATCGGCTGACCGGATCTCCCAGGAAAAGAGCTCCGTCCCCTTCACGACGCTCTCCTTTATGTTCTGCATCGTGGGGGGTGTTCTCCTCGGGAGCGTGCCGCTTCCGCTCTTCGGCTTCGGAAGCGTCTCCCTGGGTAGCACGGGAGGGGTGCTGCTCTTCGCGCTCTGCTGTGGTGCCCTTGGACGCATCGGTTCCTTGCCAATGCGCATGGACACGAAAAGCCTTGTGGCGCTCCGCGCGCTTTCCCTCGCCTGCTTTCTCGCCGCCGTGGGCATTTCGGCGGGACCGAAGGTGATCAGCGCCGTGTTGGAGCACGGAGTGCTCCTCATCGCCATCGGCACCTTCTCCGCCGTGATCGCGGAACTCGTCGGCTTTTTCCTCGGGCGGTACGTGTGGAAGCTGAACTGGATTCTCCTCGCGGGTGCCATCTGCGGTGCCATGACGAGCACACCGGGGCTCGGTGCCGCCATAGAAGCTACGGAGCGGGAGGAGTGCTCCGCTGGCTACGGAGCGGCCTATCCCATGGCCATCGTGGGCATGGTGATTTTCACCAAGCTGTTACATCATGCGTTCGACTGA